One genomic segment of Arenicella xantha includes these proteins:
- the cysE gene encoding serine O-acetyltransferase — MFQRIKEDIRIVFERDPAARHTLEVLTTYPGVHAVLFHRLSHACWNLGLKWLARFIAHISRWLTGIEIHPGATLGRRLFIDHGMGVVIGETAEIGDDCTLYHGVTLGGTSWNKGKRHPTLGNNVVIGAGAKVLGPIFVDDNVRIGSNSVVVKNVEKGATMVGLPAHAVGSAEYDRANGRFEAYGHRPTADDPVALAIHGLCQQLQVMNRYNQDLLKQLDAAGVDVAGIQMPEIKTDCIELEPVQQDDL, encoded by the coding sequence ATGTTTCAAAGAATTAAAGAAGATATTCGAATTGTCTTTGAGCGCGACCCGGCGGCACGCCACACGCTCGAAGTGCTCACCACTTATCCTGGTGTGCATGCTGTGTTGTTTCATCGGCTGTCGCATGCATGTTGGAATCTCGGCCTAAAATGGTTGGCGCGATTTATTGCGCATATCAGTCGTTGGCTTACTGGTATTGAAATTCATCCTGGCGCAACGTTGGGGCGGCGTTTGTTTATCGATCATGGCATGGGCGTGGTGATTGGTGAAACGGCTGAAATTGGAGACGATTGCACGTTGTATCATGGGGTTACCCTAGGTGGCACTTCTTGGAATAAAGGTAAACGACATCCGACGCTTGGCAATAATGTCGTGATCGGTGCAGGCGCCAAGGTCTTGGGCCCAATATTTGTTGACGACAATGTGCGCATTGGATCTAATTCAGTGGTTGTCAAAAATGTCGAGAAAGGCGCAACCATGGTAGGCCTGCCCGCGCACGCGGTTGGTTCAGCAGAGTATGATCGAGCTAACGGGCGATTTGAGGCTTACGGTCATCGCCCGACCGCCGACGACCCTGTGGCCCTTGCTATTCATGGCCTGTGTCAGCAGCTACAAGTAATGAATCGTTATAATCAAGACTTACTCAAGCAGCTCGACGCAGCGGGGGTTGATGTGGCCGGAATCCAAATGCCTGAGATCAAAACTGATTGCATTGAGTTGGAGCCGGTGCAGCAGGACGACTTGTAA
- the ndk gene encoding nucleoside-diphosphate kinase, whose protein sequence is MAVERTLSIIKPDAVAKNVIGEIYSRFEKAGLKIVAARMMHLTEEQAGEFYAVHKERPFYGDLVSFMTSGPVIVQALEGENAIATHRDVMGATNPAEAAPGTIRADFATSIDENACHGSDAPETAAQEIEFFFGADGVCPRTR, encoded by the coding sequence ATGGCTGTTGAACGTACTCTTTCTATAATTAAACCAGATGCTGTCGCTAAAAATGTAATCGGTGAAATTTACTCACGATTTGAAAAAGCAGGCTTGAAAATTGTTGCTGCACGCATGATGCATTTGACCGAAGAGCAAGCCGGAGAATTTTATGCTGTGCATAAAGAGCGTCCGTTTTATGGCGACTTGGTATCTTTCATGACCTCTGGGCCTGTAATCGTGCAAGCGCTTGAAGGCGAAAATGCGATTGCTACACACCGTGATGTAATGGGCGCGACTAACCCAGCTGAAGCGGCTCCAGGTACAATTCGAGCTGATTTCGCTACGAGCATTGACGAAAATGCATGTCATGGTTCTGATGCACCTGAAACGGCTGCACAAGAGATCGAATTCTTTTTCGGTGCCGATGGCGTTTGCCCTCGCACTCGATAG
- a CDS encoding RodZ domain-containing protein has product MEEKNKLTDDVRAVPEQGSGSLLAAERKRQNKTVEEVAAQLNLSVTQIRTIELDQSEGLPEPTYVRGYIRSYAKLLELDSEEVLAHYLHPNWQKGSRLDGLPKGLGNASTGDSRGFFSLGKLLFIAAIVGITVFMWMTGRLDGLLGKQAAPVAASIQSSGAVPSSGSSTQVTSSPVQNVTNDAASDAAVVGSDSDENSEQADELNADAVEAAGHELVLNFSDTSWIDIRDADGKRLAYKSYAGGEELVVSSQIPMSVFIGNAKAVTATYNGAAFDLTAHREGVFARFSLGE; this is encoded by the coding sequence ATGGAAGAAAAAAACAAACTTACTGATGACGTGCGCGCTGTACCCGAGCAGGGCAGTGGCAGCTTGCTAGCCGCTGAACGCAAACGACAAAATAAAACCGTTGAAGAGGTTGCAGCGCAACTTAATCTGTCGGTGACGCAAATCCGCACAATAGAACTAGATCAAAGTGAAGGCTTGCCTGAGCCCACTTATGTGCGCGGTTATATCCGGTCTTATGCGAAGCTTTTAGAACTGGATTCTGAAGAGGTTCTTGCACATTACTTGCATCCCAATTGGCAGAAAGGTTCGAGGCTCGATGGTTTGCCAAAAGGCTTAGGTAACGCCAGTACTGGTGATTCCAGAGGTTTTTTCAGTCTTGGTAAATTATTGTTTATTGCCGCAATTGTGGGTATTACCGTGTTTATGTGGATGACGGGCCGGCTTGATGGTCTGCTTGGTAAGCAGGCAGCTCCGGTGGCTGCCTCCATTCAAAGCAGCGGAGCGGTACCCAGTAGTGGTAGTTCTACTCAAGTGACAAGTTCCCCTGTTCAAAATGTGACGAATGATGCGGCGTCTGATGCGGCTGTGGTTGGTTCTGACTCTGATGAAAACTCTGAGCAAGCTGATGAGCTTAATGCTGACGCGGTAGAAGCAGCTGGGCATGAGTTAGTATTGAATTTCTCTGATACTTCTTGGATTGATATTCGTGATGCCGACGGTAAGCGACTTGCGTACAAAAGTTATGCCGGAGGGGAAGAGCTGGTAGTTTCCTCGCAGATTCCAATGAGTGTGTTTATCGGCAATGCTAAAGCGGTAACCGCCACGTATAACGGGGCTGCATTTGATTTGACTGCACATCGAGAAGGTGTGTTCGCGAGATTTTCGTTAGGCGAATAA
- the rlmN gene encoding 23S rRNA (adenine(2503)-C(2))-methyltransferase RlmN, which produces MILPEQTDQPTNLMGLDREAMEAYFAAIGEKSFRASQVMKWIHQVGVSDFAEMTNLSKTLRTALSEQAVISVPEIISDNLSEDGTRKWLLKVPGKSAIEMVFIPEDSRGTLCVSSQVGCTLSCSFCATGKQGYNRDLTTAEIIGQVWIAKHLLAKQYNTDQRIVSNVVMMGMGEPLMNFDNVVSAMKIMQDDFSFGLSKRRITLSTAGVVPKIDALKEACPVSLAVSLHAPNDALRNELVPLNRKYPIQQLMDACNRYVADSNRARITFEYVMLSGVNDEPEHAHELAALMQTVPGKVNLIPFNTFEGIEYERSSNNRINRFRDILHDAGVIVTVRKTRGDDIEAACGQLAGDVMDRTRRAEKFRQSQAKKIQ; this is translated from the coding sequence ATGATATTACCTGAGCAAACCGATCAGCCGACTAATTTAATGGGGCTTGATCGTGAGGCAATGGAAGCTTATTTCGCTGCCATTGGCGAGAAATCTTTCCGTGCCTCACAGGTAATGAAGTGGATACATCAGGTTGGTGTTAGCGATTTTGCTGAGATGACTAATCTCAGCAAAACGCTGCGTACTGCGCTTTCTGAGCAAGCTGTGATATCGGTTCCGGAGATCATCTCCGATAATCTATCTGAAGACGGTACGCGTAAGTGGTTGTTAAAGGTGCCCGGTAAGAGCGCCATTGAAATGGTGTTTATTCCAGAAGATTCACGCGGCACCTTGTGTGTGTCTTCGCAAGTTGGCTGTACTCTAAGTTGCTCGTTCTGTGCTACCGGCAAGCAGGGTTATAATCGTGACTTGACCACTGCTGAAATCATCGGGCAAGTCTGGATCGCCAAGCATTTGTTAGCCAAGCAATACAACACTGATCAGCGGATCGTGTCCAATGTAGTAATGATGGGCATGGGCGAGCCGTTGATGAATTTTGACAATGTTGTTTCGGCCATGAAAATCATGCAGGACGATTTCAGTTTTGGTTTATCAAAGCGACGTATTACTCTCAGTACCGCTGGAGTTGTGCCTAAAATTGACGCATTAAAAGAAGCGTGCCCAGTTAGTTTGGCGGTGTCGCTGCACGCCCCCAATGATGCGTTACGCAATGAATTGGTCCCGCTAAATCGAAAATATCCAATTCAACAATTAATGGATGCTTGTAACCGCTATGTTGCTGATTCGAATCGCGCGCGGATTACTTTCGAATATGTGATGTTGTCGGGCGTCAATGACGAGCCTGAACATGCGCATGAGTTAGCGGCGCTAATGCAGACCGTGCCTGGCAAGGTGAACCTGATTCCGTTTAATACATTTGAAGGGATTGAGTATGAGCGCTCATCAAATAATCGAATTAATCGATTTCGTGACATTTTGCATGACGCCGGTGTTATTGTAACGGTTCGGAAGACGCGAGGCGACGATATAGAGGCGGCTTGCGGCCAACTGGCTGGAGATGTAATGGATCGCACACGTCGTGCCGAAAAATTTAGACAAAGCCAAGCCAAAAAAATACAATGA
- the bamB gene encoding outer membrane protein assembly factor BamB: MNKFRLIMVCSLLLMVAACGGKSKKTEFFGPEEKPKKPKVETTTKLKRNWSHQLGKRITPGDAVLSPALLGEYVYAAAANGRVEKIAIDTGKTQWSFKLKDERITAGVGVGGGLVLTGTGEGIIYALNQDDGELAWKAVLDSEVLASPVIEGSVVVARTGDGKVYGLSAFDGSRKWTISRQLPKLTLRGDSRPVVTQGVVFAGFSDGLLAAIEAETGRALWDFPISFPRGTNDIDRLSDIDTNPLLVGDHIYVSSYQEVTHALDIPGQKISWSTDVSSYHSLAYDAAFLYISDKNGVIHQINRSNGNKTWSQTALRLFPVSAPVSVGPYVVVSEGDGGLYILSKQDGRLVGKHSLGAKTIIGEPAVDSDTIFILDSDGALQSLSLINNGS; encoded by the coding sequence ATGAACAAATTTAGACTTATTATGGTGTGCTCTTTGCTGCTCATGGTGGCAGCTTGCGGTGGCAAATCTAAAAAGACAGAATTTTTTGGTCCTGAGGAAAAACCTAAGAAGCCAAAAGTTGAGACCACTACAAAGCTAAAACGTAACTGGTCTCATCAGCTTGGTAAGCGTATAACCCCCGGCGATGCGGTATTGTCACCGGCGCTACTTGGTGAGTACGTATATGCTGCAGCGGCTAACGGCCGAGTCGAGAAGATTGCTATTGATACGGGTAAGACGCAATGGTCTTTTAAGTTAAAGGACGAGCGTATTACAGCTGGTGTTGGTGTTGGTGGTGGTTTAGTCCTGACCGGAACCGGTGAAGGTATCATCTACGCCTTAAATCAAGATGATGGTGAATTGGCTTGGAAAGCGGTTTTAGACAGTGAGGTCTTAGCGAGCCCAGTCATCGAAGGTTCGGTAGTGGTTGCGCGTACCGGTGATGGTAAGGTTTATGGCCTTTCAGCATTTGACGGTTCGCGTAAATGGACTATCAGTCGCCAGCTACCCAAGTTAACTTTACGCGGAGATTCGCGGCCAGTGGTCACGCAAGGTGTTGTTTTTGCAGGCTTCTCTGACGGTTTATTGGCGGCGATTGAAGCTGAAACCGGCCGTGCTCTATGGGACTTTCCGATCTCTTTTCCGCGCGGCACAAATGATATCGACCGCTTATCAGATATTGACACTAACCCGTTGTTAGTCGGTGATCATATTTATGTGTCTTCTTATCAAGAAGTCACTCATGCACTGGATATTCCGGGTCAAAAAATTTCGTGGAGCACCGACGTCTCTTCGTACCATTCACTGGCATATGACGCGGCATTTTTATACATCAGTGATAAGAATGGCGTGATACATCAGATCAATCGTTCGAATGGCAACAAAACGTGGTCTCAAACTGCGCTTCGTTTGTTTCCTGTCTCTGCACCGGTCTCGGTTGGGCCGTATGTGGTAGTCAGTGAAGGAGATGGCGGCTTGTATATTTTGAGTAAGCAAGATGGTCGTCTAGTGGGTAAGCATAGCCTTGGCGCTAAGACTATTATCGGCGAACCCGCGGTCGATTCTGACACCATATTCATTCTCGACAGTGATGGTGCGCTGCAGTCGCTAAGCCTAATTAACAACGGCAGTTAG
- the mtaB gene encoding tRNA (N(6)-L-threonylcarbamoyladenosine(37)-C(2))-methylthiotransferase MtaB — MASIEIKLDQIGRRGESQPAIATPYAERSHDAAVVSSTPSIAGKTKAVGITTLGCKVNTYESELIAETLKTSDWQVVANTEKADLYLINTCTVTREADRQARQEVRKAIKRNPDALVVVTGCYAQMDPQACAEIPGVDLVLGNDRKLDVHSLLPALDRGELPKVMVGDLDQHVSLPEQLVTGFEAHTRAFVQIQQGCDQGCTFCIIHVARGPSRSLAPSLIKRQVQRLVLNGYPEVVICGVDLGSYGDDFVASDVKFDLVDLLQELLSLEYDPDNPFRIRLSSIDPHHITERLIELWAREPRICAHMHLSLQSGNDLILKRMKRRYSGSQVRERIHALRAAMPELVISADVMVGFPTETEAQYQDTEQMLSDIQVAFPHTFSYSERSGTPAARIPAIKQVPVVERKDRNARLRKAAQPIQSELRASRVGSSAWVLPEKLAKDASLMVCRAEDYLAVLVPANQVQHGKWVKVHYHGVENDYLLANSL; from the coding sequence ATGGCTAGTATTGAAATTAAGTTGGATCAAATTGGTCGACGCGGAGAGTCTCAGCCAGCCATTGCTACTCCGTATGCCGAGCGGTCTCATGACGCCGCTGTTGTATCATCTACTCCGTCGATAGCTGGTAAGACCAAGGCTGTTGGCATTACCACGCTCGGATGTAAGGTAAATACTTACGAGTCGGAGTTGATCGCGGAAACCTTGAAGACCAGCGATTGGCAGGTTGTAGCAAATACCGAAAAGGCTGACTTGTATCTGATTAATACCTGCACTGTGACCCGTGAAGCAGATCGACAAGCTAGACAAGAGGTACGTAAGGCCATTAAGCGAAATCCTGATGCTTTGGTGGTCGTAACTGGGTGTTATGCTCAGATGGATCCGCAAGCCTGTGCCGAGATACCGGGTGTTGACTTGGTATTGGGGAATGATCGAAAACTTGATGTGCATTCACTGCTACCTGCATTAGATCGTGGTGAGCTGCCTAAGGTGATGGTTGGTGATTTAGATCAGCACGTTAGTCTTCCTGAGCAGCTTGTTACCGGCTTTGAGGCACATACTCGAGCCTTTGTGCAAATACAGCAGGGTTGTGATCAAGGATGTACATTCTGCATTATTCATGTGGCGCGAGGCCCGAGTCGTTCTTTAGCGCCGAGCCTTATCAAGCGGCAAGTTCAGCGATTGGTGTTGAATGGCTATCCTGAAGTGGTTATTTGTGGTGTCGATTTAGGCTCGTACGGTGATGATTTTGTCGCTAGTGACGTAAAGTTTGACTTGGTTGATCTGCTGCAAGAGCTTTTATCGCTTGAATATGACCCCGACAATCCATTTCGAATTCGTTTGAGTTCAATTGACCCGCACCATATTACTGAACGTCTTATTGAGTTGTGGGCGCGTGAGCCGAGAATTTGTGCGCATATGCATTTATCGTTGCAGAGTGGCAATGATCTCATTTTGAAACGGATGAAACGTCGATATAGCGGCAGCCAAGTGCGCGAGCGAATTCACGCCTTAAGAGCGGCTATGCCAGAACTTGTGATTAGTGCGGATGTTATGGTCGGTTTTCCGACCGAAACGGAGGCGCAGTACCAAGATACCGAGCAAATGTTAAGCGATATTCAAGTGGCGTTCCCGCATACATTTTCATACTCTGAGCGCAGTGGTACGCCAGCGGCTAGAATTCCGGCAATCAAACAGGTTCCAGTTGTCGAGCGTAAGGACCGTAATGCCCGTCTACGCAAAGCGGCGCAGCCGATTCAGTCTGAGCTGCGTGCGTCACGGGTCGGAAGTTCAGCTTGGGTATTGCCCGAGAAACTGGCGAAAGATGCGAGCTTGATGGTGTGTCGTGCAGAGGATTATCTTGCAGTCCTGGTGCCGGCTAATCAAGTTCAGCATGGTAAATGGGTAAAAGTTCACTACCATGGCGTCGAAAATGATTATTTGCTGGCAAATTCACTCTAA
- a CDS encoding YfgM family protein: MADDIFLTPEEQDERARQWLKDNGPALVIGIALGLGAIFGWDYYKKAQLELAEGASAVYAETLESVQSSELADISAQVDTLKQDYSGTSYAAKAVLIRAKQLALSDMAAAYDELQWVIDNSDESGLQHTARLRQAKIKLAQGELAAAKALASHQPTQGFTSNYAEILGDIAVQEGDLLSARVNYQTSIDALSETQAAYAQVLSIKLDRLPNNESAEVTSADADSGVE; the protein is encoded by the coding sequence ATGGCAGACGATATTTTTCTGACCCCCGAAGAACAAGACGAGCGTGCTCGTCAGTGGCTAAAAGACAATGGACCGGCACTTGTCATCGGTATTGCACTTGGGCTTGGGGCGATCTTTGGTTGGGACTATTATAAAAAGGCTCAGCTCGAACTAGCGGAAGGTGCTAGTGCCGTTTATGCTGAGACTTTAGAAAGCGTGCAAAGCTCGGAGCTTGCTGATATTTCAGCTCAGGTCGACACACTTAAGCAAGATTATTCGGGTACATCGTATGCCGCTAAGGCAGTATTGATTCGAGCCAAGCAATTAGCGTTGAGTGACATGGCTGCCGCTTACGATGAGCTACAGTGGGTCATTGATAACTCTGATGAGAGTGGATTGCAGCACACCGCGCGACTTAGGCAAGCAAAAATTAAACTGGCGCAAGGTGAATTGGCTGCAGCAAAGGCTCTGGCATCGCACCAACCGACACAGGGGTTTACCTCTAATTACGCTGAAATATTAGGCGATATTGCGGTGCAAGAAGGCGATTTGTTGAGTGCCCGCGTTAATTATCAAACGTCGATTGACGCTTTGTCAGAAACGCAAGCCGCTTATGCACAAGTGCTATCGATTAAGTTAGATCGACTGCCAAACAATGAGTCAGCGGAAGTTACTTCGGCTGATGCAGACTCCGGCGTAGAGTAG
- the pilW gene encoding type IV pilus biogenesis/stability protein PilW, protein MPTLKLFHQLFIRAAIGFSLLLFVSACTTTGGGSKQITKAQKSRADRAMVHTQLARGYLQQDQYATAKTQLERALSIDPTHSDSNYVMALLLLKLEQNREAEQFFARAVSSDRQNSPAAHDFGVFLCQIGKEREAVEYFEIAVSNPLFDKAQLSYMRAGECLLKIKDPVAEQYLKRALSINPRLRPALYQLALLKYEAGSYMSARAYIERYFAITKPQPGSLLLAYKIESQLNALDVAEGYRSKLLIEFPGSKEAGSVRQGRN, encoded by the coding sequence ATGCCTACTCTAAAACTGTTTCACCAACTATTTATCCGCGCCGCTATTGGCTTCTCACTGCTATTATTTGTTTCTGCCTGCACCACAACTGGTGGTGGTAGTAAGCAAATTACTAAAGCGCAGAAATCTCGAGCTGATCGTGCCATGGTGCACACACAGCTAGCGCGAGGCTATTTGCAGCAAGACCAATACGCTACGGCCAAGACTCAATTGGAGCGAGCGTTAAGCATTGATCCTACCCATTCGGACAGCAATTATGTGATGGCTTTGTTATTGCTGAAGTTGGAACAAAACAGAGAGGCTGAACAGTTTTTCGCTAGGGCGGTTTCGAGTGACCGGCAGAATTCGCCGGCAGCGCACGATTTTGGTGTGTTTTTATGCCAAATTGGTAAAGAGCGAGAAGCGGTTGAATATTTTGAAATCGCCGTTTCTAATCCACTTTTTGATAAAGCTCAGTTGAGTTATATGCGCGCCGGAGAGTGTCTACTCAAGATCAAAGACCCAGTAGCAGAGCAGTATTTAAAGCGAGCATTATCAATTAACCCCCGATTACGCCCCGCCCTATACCAATTGGCGCTGTTAAAATATGAAGCAGGGTCCTATATGTCGGCTCGGGCATACATCGAGCGTTATTTTGCGATTACTAAACCGCAACCTGGCTCGCTTTTGCTAGCATATAAAATAGAATCCCAACTCAATGCCTTAGATGTTGCTGAAGGCTACCGTAGTAAATTGCTAATCGAGTTTCCTGGCTCCAAAGAAGCTGGGTCAGTTCGCCAAGGCAGAAATTAA
- a CDS encoding iron-sulfur cluster assembly accessory protein, with product MMITLTEPAAKRIASQIAKNGAIALRFGAKESGCSGYSYVMDFAREIEDDDAIFEQFGVSVAVDKKSLPIVTGTQIDYVSEGLNQTFKFSNPKATDECGCGESFAL from the coding sequence ATTATGATTACGCTTACTGAACCTGCTGCTAAACGCATCGCCAGCCAAATTGCTAAAAATGGCGCGATTGCCTTACGTTTCGGAGCCAAGGAGTCGGGCTGCTCCGGATATTCTTATGTGATGGATTTCGCGCGTGAAATCGAAGACGACGATGCTATATTTGAGCAGTTCGGAGTCAGTGTTGCGGTAGATAAAAAAAGTCTGCCAATCGTGACGGGCACACAAATTGACTATGTCTCAGAAGGGTTAAATCAGACCTTCAAATTCTCGAACCCAAAAGCCACCGATGAATGCGGCTGTGGAGAGAGTTTTGCGCTTTAG
- the hisS gene encoding histidine--tRNA ligase, translated as MSKKAQINAVRGMNDILPQDSRLWLRVESICAAVFARHSYQQIRTPIIESTSLFSRSIGEETDIVSKEMYTFEDRNGDSLTLRPEGTASTVRAGIENSLFYNQQQRLWYTGPMFRHERPQKGRYRQFHQIGVECYGWSSPDIEAEVLSLTRQLFDELGLEKTELQINSLGDKSARASYRESLVAYLSQHKDQLDEDSVRRLTTNPLRILDSKNQTVQELLVDAPSILDFLNEASRQHFETLQQHLIDLDISFVINPRLVRGLDYYNDTVFEWVNADFGAQSTVCGGGRYDSMVEQLGGHATPGFGFGMGLERLIQILQEQGASIALEQKTLDVFIVSVGEAARRQALVVQSLLTRSGLSVQCHMGEGSMKNQFKRADKSGAAVAVIIGEQEAANNSASVKLLRVRPDSGETANQQPIIAQNDVVNAVTNLLESL; from the coding sequence ATGAGCAAAAAAGCCCAGATTAATGCCGTTCGAGGTATGAATGATATTTTGCCGCAGGACAGTCGGCTTTGGCTTCGTGTCGAATCTATCTGTGCAGCGGTTTTTGCGCGTCATAGTTACCAGCAAATTCGAACGCCCATCATCGAAAGTACCAGTCTATTCTCCCGCTCTATTGGCGAAGAGACTGATATTGTGTCTAAGGAAATGTATACCTTCGAAGATCGAAACGGTGATTCCTTGACCTTACGTCCTGAGGGTACTGCAAGCACGGTCAGGGCTGGAATCGAAAACAGCTTATTTTATAACCAGCAACAACGATTATGGTACACCGGCCCGATGTTTCGCCACGAGCGACCACAGAAGGGGCGTTATCGGCAATTCCATCAGATTGGCGTTGAGTGCTACGGCTGGAGTTCGCCAGACATTGAAGCCGAGGTCTTGTCTCTAACACGTCAGTTGTTTGACGAGTTGGGGCTTGAAAAAACCGAACTGCAAATCAATAGTTTGGGAGATAAGAGCGCACGAGCAAGTTACCGAGAGAGTTTGGTGGCCTATTTATCGCAACATAAAGATCAACTCGATGAAGATAGTGTACGCCGACTGACAACCAATCCGTTGCGGATTCTCGATAGCAAGAATCAGACGGTGCAAGAGCTGCTAGTTGATGCGCCGAGTATTCTGGATTTTTTGAATGAGGCGTCGCGACAGCATTTTGAAACCTTGCAGCAACATCTCATAGATTTAGATATTTCGTTTGTTATCAACCCTCGTTTAGTGCGTGGGCTGGATTACTATAACGATACGGTGTTTGAGTGGGTAAATGCGGATTTCGGTGCTCAGTCTACCGTTTGTGGCGGTGGTCGTTACGATTCCATGGTTGAGCAATTAGGTGGACATGCCACGCCAGGCTTCGGCTTTGGTATGGGGCTTGAGCGTTTGATTCAAATCTTGCAAGAACAAGGAGCCAGCATTGCTCTTGAGCAAAAGACATTAGATGTTTTTATTGTGTCGGTTGGTGAAGCCGCGCGTCGGCAGGCCTTAGTTGTTCAGTCTTTGCTGACTAGATCTGGTTTGAGTGTGCAATGCCACATGGGCGAAGGCTCAATGAAAAACCAATTTAAGCGAGCTGATAAAAGTGGTGCTGCGGTGGCGGTGATTATTGGTGAACAAGAGGCGGCAAATAACTCGGCAAGCGTTAAATTGTTGCGGGTTCGGCCTGACTCCGGTGAAACAGCGAACCAGCAACCGATAATCGCGCAAAACGATGTCGTTAACGCCGTGACTAATTTACTAGAATCGCTATAA